In [Mycobacterium] stephanolepidis, the genomic window GGGTACGTGCTAATCGCTCCCTGTCCCTGCGGCATGGGACGATCGTCGGGTGACCGATGCGCTGCACCTGATCCTGGGAGACGAAGAACTACTGGTCGAGCGTGCGGTGACCTCGGTGCTGCACGCGGTGCGCGGTAAGACGGGTGCGGACATCCCCGTCAACCGGCTGCGCGCGGGGCAGGTCGATGTGGCGGAGCTGGCCGAGCTGCTGAGCCCCTCGCTGTTCTCCGACGAGAGAGTCATCGTCGTAGAGGCCGCCGCCGAGGCGGGCAAGGACTCTGTCACCCTCATCGAGCAGGCGGCTGCCGATCTTCCGCCGGGAACCTTTCTGCTCGTTCAACATTCGGGGGGCGGTCGCGCGAAGGCGCTTGCTGCCACGTTGCAGAAGCTCGGTGCCGCGGTCCACGACTGCGCGCGGATCACCAAGGCCGCCGAGCGGGCCGACTTCGTGCACAAGGAATTCCGCCGCCTCGGGCAGAAGGTGGATGCCGATGTGGTCGCCATCGTGATCGATGCCGTCGGTTCCGACATTCGTGAACTGGCCGCCGCGTGTTCGCAGTTGGTATCGGATACCGACGGCAACGTCGACGAGGCCGCGGTGCGCCGCTACCACTCCGGACGTGCGGAGGTCTCCGGATTCGATATCGCCGACAAGGCGGTGGTGGGTGATGTCGCCGGCTCGACGGAGGCGCTGCGCTGGGCGATGCAGCGGGGCGTTCCGCATGTGCTGTTGGCCGATGCGCTCGCCGAGGCGGTGCACACCATCGCCCGGGTGGGACCGATCAAGCAGAACGCGTACGCGGCCGCGTCCGAACTCGGGATGCCGCCCTGGCGTATCGAGAAGGCGCAGAAGCAGGCGCGCCGGTGGTCGCGTGACGCGGTGGCCGAGGCCATCAGGGTGGTGGCCGCGCTCAACGCCGATGTGAAGGGGGTGGCGGCCGATGCCGACTACGCCCTGGAATCGGCGGTGCGCAAGGTGGCCCAGCTGGTGAACACCTGACCCCGCCGGGGGCCGCCTCAAGACGCGAAAAACGCCGAGCGCGCTCGCGCGCTCGGCGTTGATCGGAAAACTAGATCAGAGCTTGTTCAGAGCCAGGGCCAGCGCCGACTTCTTGTTGGCGGCCTGGTTCTTGTGGATGACGCCCTTGGTGACGGCCTTGTCCAGCTTGCGGCTGGTCGAGACGAGCAGCTCGCCCGCCTTCTCCTTGTCACCCTCGGCGAGCGCGTCGCGGAATCCGCGGACGGCCGTGCGCAGGGATGACTTGGTCGCCTGGTTGCGCAACCGGGCACGCTCGTTGGTACGGATGCGCTTTTCCTGCGACTTGATATTGGCCACGCGTCTAAGTCCTTCGGTAAATCGTCTGGTAGGGCGGCGGCCTCCAGATCATTGGATCCGGGGCAGCTGAGCAGCGCCGCAAGGGAAGAGACTACCAGGGGTCTGGCCGAAACCTGAAACCGACGGGTGGTCGCACAACGCCAGATTGCGTCCAGGTATCCAGCAAGTATCGGCGATACGCGCGCACGCACTGCCGAATCCGGCGAGTTGGTGCAGCATAGGCAAGGTGAGCCTGCGAACAGTGATGCCGAACTCGGGGCGACCCACACGCACGGCGGCAACGCCACGGCTAACCCGGCGAGATGACCAGATATTCGGCGGTTACCGCGAACTGGTATCCGAGAAGGGCGCTTACTCCAAGGCCTTCGACGAAATGTTCGACGCCGATGGCAACGTGCGTGGGCCGTACAAGGGGATCTACGCCGAGTTGGCGCCCACCGATGCTGCTGACCTTGCCGCGCGTGCCGACGCGCTGGGCAGGGCATTCATCGATCAGGGCATTACCTTCTCGCTATCGGGTCAAGAGCGCCCGTTTCCGCTGGATCTGGTGCCGCGCGTCATCGCCGCGGCCGAGTGGTCACGGCTGGAGCGTGGCATCGCTCAGCGGGTCCGGGCGCTGGAGATGTACCTGGCCGATATCTACGGCGATCAGGACATCCTGCGTGACGGAGTGATCCCCCGTGCCTTGGTCACATCCTGCGAGCACTTCCACCGCGAGGCTGCCGGGATCAATCCGCCCAACGGGGTGCGTATCCACGTCGCGGGTATCGACCTGGTGCGTGACGCGCAGGGAACCTTCCGGGTACTCGAAGACAATCTGCGGTCCCCGTCCGGGGTGTCGTACGTGATGGAGAACCGTCGCACCATGGCCCGGGTCTTCCCCGATCTGTTCGCCACCCACCGGGTGCGCGCGGTGGACGACTACTCCTCGCATCTGCTGCGCGCCCTGCGCAAGTCGGCGGCCACCAACGAGGCCGATCCGACCGTGGTGGTTCTCACACCGGGTGTGGCGAACTCGGCCTACTTCGAGCACTCCCTGCTGGCCCGCCAGATGGGTGTGGAACTTGTCGAGGGACGCGACCTGTTCTGCCGCGACAACCAGGTCTACATGCGCACCACCGAGGGGGAGCGTCAGGTCGACGTCATCTACCGCCGGATCGACGACACGTACTTGGATCCCATGCAGTTCCGTCCCGATTCGGTGCTCGGTGTCGCGGGTCTGCTCAACGCCGCGCGCGCCGGGAACGTCGTCATCTCCAGCGCCGTCGGCAACGGAGTGGGGGACGACAAGCTCGTCTACACCTACGTGCCGACCATCATCGAGTACTACCTCGGTGAGAAACCCATAGTGGCGAACGTGGACACCTACCGATGTTGGCTCGACGACGAGCGTGAGGAAGTGCTTGACCGCATCGACGCGCTCGTCATCAAGCCGGTGGAGGGGTCCGGTGGGTACGGCATCGTCTTCGGCCCCGACGCCAGCGAGAAGGAACGCGCCGCGATCGCCAAGAAGATCAGAGCGGACCCGCGTGGGTGGGTGGCCCAGCCCGTGGTCCAGTTGTCCACGGTGCCCACAAAAATCGGCGATCAGCTGGTGCCTCGGCACGTGGATCTGCGCCCGTTCGCGGTCAATGACGGTGATGACGTGTGGGTGCTGCCCGGTGGCCTCACCCGGGTAGCGCTGCCGGAAGGCTCGCTCGTGGTCAACTCCAGTCAGGGTGGCGGCTCCAAGGACACCTGGGTGCTGGCCTCGCGGGCCTCTGTCGCCGAGCGTGAGCTCTCGGGGGCTGAGGTGGTCCCCGAGTTGCCGAAGGCGGCGGAGGTGGAACAGGGGCCCGAGGCGGCCACCGCGGGTCTGCAGGTGCAACAGCAGCAACAACAACAGCAGGTGATGTCCTAATGCTGGCGCGAAACGCGGAGTCGCTTTACTGGATTGGCCGATATGTCGAGCGTGCCGATGACACCGCGCGCATCCTCGACGTCACGGTGCACCAGCTGCTCGAGGACGCCAGCGTGGATCCCGATCATGCCTCCCGGGTGCTGCTGCGTGTGCTGGGCATCGACGCGCCGGACATCGTGCTCGATGTGTGGTCACTGACCGAGCTCGTCGCGTTCAGCAGGGGAGTGCAGGGTGGGTCCATCGTCGACTCCATCTCCGAAGCGCGTGAGAATGCCCGCGGCGCACGCGAAGTGACGTCCACCGAGATGTGGGAGTGCCTCAACACCACCTACAACGCGCTGGCAGATCGCGAGCGCGCCGCCCGCAGACTCGGCCCGCATGAGTTCTTCACCTACGTGGAGGGGCGCGCCGCGCAGTTCGCGGGACTTGCCGACTCCACGCTCAGCCGTGACGACGGTTACCGATTCCTGGTGCTGGGCCGCTCCATCGAGCGGGTGGATATGACGGTGCGGCTGCTGCTGTCGCGTGTTGGTGACCGCGCATCCTCACCCGCCTGGGTCACGCTGTTGCGCAGCGCGGGCGCGCACGACACCTACCTGCGCACCTATCGCGGGGTCCTGGACGCGAGCCGGGTCGTCGAGTTCATGCTGTTGGACCGGCTGTTCCCGCGTTCGGTGTTCCACTCGCTGCGGCAGGCCGAGCTGAGCCTGGAGGAGCTGGATCATCAGCCACACAGCCGAGTCGGTGCGCGCGCCGAGGCGCAGCGACTGCTGGGCCGGGCCCGCAGTGAGTTGGAGTTCATGCGTCCCGGGGTGTTGCTGGAGGACCTGCCGACACGACTGGCCGGCCTACAACAGACCTGCCGGGAACTGGGTGAGGCGGTGGCGCTGCAGTACTTCCACGCCGCGCCGTGGGTGGCGTGGACCGATGCCGGTGGCCGCCACGATGTGGATCCCATTGAAGAAGGCGAGATCTGACGATGAACCGCTTGCGCGAAGAGGAGAAGTAGATGTGGCGCTTGCGAGTCGTCCACGCCACCGGTTACGCCTACAAGACGCCGGTAACCGCTTCCTATAACGAGGCGCGGTTGACGCCGCGCAGTGACGGTCGCCAGAACGTCATCCTCAATCGCGTGGAGACGGTGCCGGCCACCCGCTCGTATCGGTATGTCGACTATTGGGGTACCGCCGTCACGACGTTCGACCTGCACGCACCCCATACCGAGCTGGAGGTGACGGGTCTGTCGGTGGTGGAGACCGATGTCGCCGAGAAGCCGGAGGAATCCGTGGGCTGGGATGACATCCACGCCGACGCCGTCATCGACCGATTCGACGAGTATCTGTCGCCGAGTGCATACGTCCCACACAGCAAGAGGGTGCAGTCGGTGGGCAAGCGGATCGCCAGGGATGCCACCCCCGCCGAGGCCATTGTCGCGGCATCGAAATGGGTGCACTCGGAGCTCGACTATGTGCCCGGAACCACCGGTGTGCATTCGTCGGCGCTGGATGCGCTGCGTGAAAGAAAGGGTGTGTGCCAGGACTACGCGCACCTGACATTGGTTCTGCTGCGCAGCATGGGGATCCCGGCGCGTTACGTATCGGGATATCTACACCCCAAGGGCGATGCGGCGGTGGGCGAGACGGTGGACGGGCAGAGCCACGCGTGGATCCAGGGTTGGGCCGGTGCGTGGTGGGATTACGACCCCACCAACGACAGCGAGATCAACGAGCAGTACATCACCGTCGGCGTCGGCCGGGACTACTCGGATGTCAGCCCACTCAAGGGCATTTACTCGGGGGGTGGCTCGACAGATTTGGACGTCGTGGTCGAAGTCACACGACTCGCCTAAACACCGCAGAAAAGCCAGTTATTGCCCAGGTGTCTGGCAAGAGGAGTAATAATGCGTAGACCATGGTGACCAAACAAGCTACCGGGCTATACGGCGGACGAACGGCAGACGAGCGCCGCGCGGAGCGGAGGCGACGCCTTCTTGAGGCGGGGCTCGAGGTTATGGCCAGCTCCGGCTGGGCAGCGACAACGGTTCGGGAGATCTGCAAGACCGCCGGACTGAATACCCGTTACTTCTACGAGTGCTTTGACGGCCTCGACGAGCTGCTGGTCGCGGTTTTCGACTGGATCATCGAGGACAGCATCGCCACCGCAGGTTCGGCGATGGCTGCGGCCGAGAAGGACTCACGCTCGCAGGTGCATGCCGGTGTCGTGGGCGCGGTGACCGCGCTGACCGCCGATCCCCGGCGCGCCCGTGTGATCGCCACCGAGGCGATGGGCAGTCAGCGACTCACTCGTCGTCGTATGCGGTTGACGCACTACATGGCGTTGATGCTCGGTGCCGCGCGTGCCGAGTTCGATCCGGATGCCGACCCCAACTACACCGCGGTGCAGGCCGAAGCCCTGGCTGCCGGTGTCGCCGGCACCGTGTTGGCATGGCTCGACGGACGGCTGCGTCTCGAGCGTGAAGAACTGGCCGAATACACCGCACAGTTCGTAGATCAGGCCATGTTCACGCCGCTGCCGGTGCGTAACTCCGTAGAGCACTGAGCTGAGCTGATCGGTTCGATCAGCTCCAGGAGAAGTGCGTACGCAGGCGCATCGCGACGATGTTGAATCGCTCCACGTCCAAAATGGCGCCCTCGCGTCGAATTCCTTCTTCGGGAACATCGAGCACGCGGTCCAGTCGTACCCAGCTGGGGCGACCGTCGTAATCCCAGCTACCGCTGCCGAGCGCCACCCAGTCCGGGTCGGTGTCATGGCGTTCCCG contains:
- the holA gene encoding DNA polymerase III subunit delta codes for the protein MTDALHLILGDEELLVERAVTSVLHAVRGKTGADIPVNRLRAGQVDVAELAELLSPSLFSDERVIVVEAAAEAGKDSVTLIEQAAADLPPGTFLLVQHSGGGRAKALAATLQKLGAAVHDCARITKAAERADFVHKEFRRLGQKVDADVVAIVIDAVGSDIRELAAACSQLVSDTDGNVDEAAVRRYHSGRAEVSGFDIADKAVVGDVAGSTEALRWAMQRGVPHVLLADALAEAVHTIARVGPIKQNAYAAASELGMPPWRIEKAQKQARRWSRDAVAEAIRVVAALNADVKGVAADADYALESAVRKVAQLVNT
- the rpsT gene encoding 30S ribosomal protein S20, which gives rise to MANIKSQEKRIRTNERARLRNQATKSSLRTAVRGFRDALAEGDKEKAGELLVSTSRKLDKAVTKGVIHKNQAANKKSALALALNKL
- a CDS encoding circularly permuted type 2 ATP-grasp protein — protein: MPNSGRPTRTAATPRLTRRDDQIFGGYRELVSEKGAYSKAFDEMFDADGNVRGPYKGIYAELAPTDAADLAARADALGRAFIDQGITFSLSGQERPFPLDLVPRVIAAAEWSRLERGIAQRVRALEMYLADIYGDQDILRDGVIPRALVTSCEHFHREAAGINPPNGVRIHVAGIDLVRDAQGTFRVLEDNLRSPSGVSYVMENRRTMARVFPDLFATHRVRAVDDYSSHLLRALRKSAATNEADPTVVVLTPGVANSAYFEHSLLARQMGVELVEGRDLFCRDNQVYMRTTEGERQVDVIYRRIDDTYLDPMQFRPDSVLGVAGLLNAARAGNVVISSAVGNGVGDDKLVYTYVPTIIEYYLGEKPIVANVDTYRCWLDDEREEVLDRIDALVIKPVEGSGGYGIVFGPDASEKERAAIAKKIRADPRGWVAQPVVQLSTVPTKIGDQLVPRHVDLRPFAVNDGDDVWVLPGGLTRVALPEGSLVVNSSQGGGSKDTWVLASRASVAERELSGAEVVPELPKAAEVEQGPEAATAGLQVQQQQQQQQVMS
- a CDS encoding alpha-E domain-containing protein produces the protein MLARNAESLYWIGRYVERADDTARILDVTVHQLLEDASVDPDHASRVLLRVLGIDAPDIVLDVWSLTELVAFSRGVQGGSIVDSISEARENARGAREVTSTEMWECLNTTYNALADRERAARRLGPHEFFTYVEGRAAQFAGLADSTLSRDDGYRFLVLGRSIERVDMTVRLLLSRVGDRASSPAWVTLLRSAGAHDTYLRTYRGVLDASRVVEFMLLDRLFPRSVFHSLRQAELSLEELDHQPHSRVGARAEAQRLLGRARSELEFMRPGVLLEDLPTRLAGLQQTCRELGEAVALQYFHAAPWVAWTDAGGRHDVDPIEEGEI
- a CDS encoding transglutaminase family protein yields the protein MWRLRVVHATGYAYKTPVTASYNEARLTPRSDGRQNVILNRVETVPATRSYRYVDYWGTAVTTFDLHAPHTELEVTGLSVVETDVAEKPEESVGWDDIHADAVIDRFDEYLSPSAYVPHSKRVQSVGKRIARDATPAEAIVAASKWVHSELDYVPGTTGVHSSALDALRERKGVCQDYAHLTLVLLRSMGIPARYVSGYLHPKGDAAVGETVDGQSHAWIQGWAGAWWDYDPTNDSEINEQYITVGVGRDYSDVSPLKGIYSGGGSTDLDVVVEVTRLA
- a CDS encoding TetR/AcrR family transcriptional regulator → MVTKQATGLYGGRTADERRAERRRRLLEAGLEVMASSGWAATTVREICKTAGLNTRYFYECFDGLDELLVAVFDWIIEDSIATAGSAMAAAEKDSRSQVHAGVVGAVTALTADPRRARVIATEAMGSQRLTRRRMRLTHYMALMLGAARAEFDPDADPNYTAVQAEALAAGVAGTVLAWLDGRLRLEREELAEYTAQFVDQAMFTPLPVRNSVEH